In the genome of Haloarcula sp. CBA1129, one region contains:
- a CDS encoding NAD(P)/FAD-dependent oxidoreductase — MMGGPRADGLATDRQSQHERRDRHGTAGRAHERQVLVVGDDPTAIATAGFVSQVGLDPVLARPPSERAGPNTLTLWRPGLVLLERLGLRRPVEAIGTRLDRLARPNVNSSWMTDQSDRPALLSIRRAELLTLLDRRVRDRIRTPERPLAGIDRTHNRVDVTFEGGIEESFDTVVTTDSTLAPTVEPRHIAATTHTWAFDWPTETPAPDGPTERWDDNRAAFSVPVADGTSVRLVSVTDSTHAATDINSLKRRFGTLLGWSANSFEALSQHAIRYHQGTRAVPVSVHSGGVVLIGSAARASLPGECLRTTLGIEDAWVLADALAYGPRDRDDALDEYEQRRRRRRWELDQCSTTATPAAQISKTLSPLLSRLYARRALAFRHVTNGCLPDVAESIPASL; from the coding sequence ATGATGGGCGGACCACGGGCTGACGGGCTGGCCACCGACCGACAGTCACAGCACGAGCGACGGGACCGGCACGGGACCGCGGGTCGCGCACACGAGCGCCAAGTGCTGGTCGTCGGCGACGACCCGACGGCAATCGCAACTGCGGGCTTCGTGAGTCAAGTCGGACTCGACCCGGTGTTGGCACGGCCGCCGAGTGAGCGGGCGGGGCCGAATACACTGACACTGTGGCGCCCTGGGCTGGTGTTGCTGGAACGACTGGGACTCAGACGGCCGGTCGAGGCCATCGGAACCAGACTGGACCGACTCGCACGTCCAAACGTCAATTCGTCGTGGATGACCGACCAGTCGGATCGACCGGCACTGCTGAGCATTCGCCGAGCGGAGTTGTTGACCCTCCTCGATCGGCGAGTCCGGGACCGCATCCGGACACCAGAGCGGCCGCTTGCTGGTATCGATCGGACGCACAACCGGGTCGACGTGACCTTCGAGGGTGGCATAGAGGAGTCCTTTGATACCGTGGTCACGACAGATTCGACGCTGGCGCCGACCGTCGAACCACGGCACATCGCGGCCACTACCCATACTTGGGCGTTCGACTGGCCGACCGAAACACCGGCTCCGGATGGTCCCACAGAACGATGGGACGACAACCGGGCCGCGTTCTCTGTTCCCGTCGCAGATGGCACGAGCGTACGCCTCGTCTCGGTGACTGATTCGACACATGCCGCGACCGACATCAACTCACTCAAACGTCGATTCGGGACACTTCTGGGGTGGTCTGCGAACTCTTTTGAAGCACTCTCACAGCACGCAATCCGGTATCACCAAGGCACACGTGCTGTTCCGGTCTCAGTCCATAGTGGCGGGGTCGTCCTCATTGGGTCGGCGGCGCGTGCCTCGCTCCCGGGAGAGTGCCTGCGCACGACGCTCGGGATCGAGGACGCGTGGGTACTCGCCGACGCACTCGCGTACGGACCACGGGACCGTGATGACGCCCTCGACGAGTACGAGCAACGGCGTCGCCGAAGGAGGTGGGAACTCGATCAGTGTTCGACAACCGCCACACCGGCAGCGCAAATCTCGAAAACCCTCTCGCCGTTGTTGTCTCGATTGTACGCGAGACGGGCGCTGGCCTTCCGGCACGTGACGAATGGATGCCTTCCCGATGTCGCGGAGTCGATACCGGCGTCGCTGTGA
- a CDS encoding winged helix-turn-helix domain-containing protein gives MRGNQTQSRGGTLPSARTSDVHSDRHESTHTVDAQSTASDDSLAIAFDELFALLGDEYVVDILQALSSDEMPARAIAEECDMSRPTVYRRLERLTEAGVVASRLHPESDGHHRQQFRLVLEGVAVQFREDGFDGRVRVCESASD, from the coding sequence ATGAGGGGGAATCAGACCCAGTCCCGTGGCGGCACGCTGCCCAGCGCCCGAACGTCGGATGTCCATAGCGACCGGCATGAGAGCACACACACTGTCGACGCGCAATCGACGGCTAGCGACGACTCACTGGCCATCGCGTTCGACGAACTGTTCGCGTTGCTCGGTGACGAGTACGTCGTCGACATCCTGCAGGCGCTGTCGAGTGACGAGATGCCGGCACGGGCTATCGCCGAGGAGTGCGATATGTCCCGTCCGACAGTGTATCGCCGACTCGAGCGGCTGACCGAGGCCGGCGTCGTCGCGTCACGCCTGCACCCGGAGTCGGACGGACACCACAGACAACAGTTCCGGCTTGTTCTCGAAGGGGTCGCGGTACAGTTCCGCGAGGACGGCTTCGACGGTCGCGTTCGCGTCTGTGAGTCTGCGAGTGACTGA